Below is a window of Streptomyces sp. NBC_01429 DNA.
ACGCGGCGTGGATGCCGGGACGGGAGTCGATCAGGGTCATGTCGAGGTCGAAGCCGACCGTGGGCGCGGAACGGGTGGTGAGAAGGGCCATGGAACCCATTGTGCCCAGGCGCGATATGCCCACTCCGGTGGCTGGATCAGGGTGCTTACACTGAGCCGGGACTCGGCCCGGCCCGAGCGCCCCGCCGTCCTGCCCCGGCCGTCCTGCACCTCCATTCCGACTCCTCCGATTGGTTCCGATGTCAGCCGCCGCCCCGACGACCCGCTCCACGGGACAGACCACCCGACGCGGCGTCGTCGCCCGCCGGGCCGGCTGGACCGTGGCGGCCGTCGTCGCCGTACTGCTCGCGGTCCTGCTGAGCCTCGCCGTCGGGGCCCGCGCCGTCGCACCCTCCGCCGTCCTGGACGCCCTGCTGCGCGGCGGGCACAGCGACGACGCCGAGGTGATACGCCAGCTGCGGCTGCCGCGCACGCTGATCGGACTGATGGTGGGGGCGGCGCTCGCGCTCGCGGGCACCGCCCTCCAGGGCGTCACCCGCAACCCGATCGCCGACCCCGGCATCCTCGGCGTCAGCCAGGGCGCCTCGGTGGGGGTGGTGCTGGCCATCACGTTCGCCGGGGTGCACACCCTGACCGGTTACGTCTGGTACGCGTTCGTGGGCGCGGGCATCGCCTCGGTCGCGGTGTACGCGATCGCCTCCAGCGGGCGCGGCGGCGCGACGCCCGTCAAACTCGCCCTCGGCGGCGCCGCGATCAACGCGCTGCTGGTGTCGGTGACCACGGGCGTGCTGACGACGAACGCGGCGACGATGGACGAGTTCCGCTTCTGGCAGGTCGGCTCGATCGCGGGCCGGGACGCCGAAGTGGCCCACCAGGTCTGGCCGTTCCTGCTGATCGGCACGGCCCTGGTGATATCCGTGGCCCGGGGCCTCGACGCCCTCGCCCTCGGCGAGGACGTGGCGAAGGGCCTGGGCCAGAACGTCGCGGCCGTCCGCGTGCTGGGCGGTCTCGGCGCGACCGTGCTGACGGGTGTGGGGGTCGCCGCCGCCGGGCCGATCGCCTTCATCGGGCTGGCCGTACCGCACATCGCCCGCGCGATCGTCGGCACCGACCACCGCTGGGTGCTGCCGATGGCCGCGCTGATCGGGCCCGTGATGCTGCTCGTCTCCGATGTCATCGGCCGGATCGTCTTCCCACCGGGCGAGGTTCCGGCGGGCGTGATGACGGCGCTGCTGGGCGTGCCGTTCCTCGTCACTCTCGTACGGCGGAAGGCGGTCCCGGCGTGAGCGCCCCCACAGCCACGGCCTCCACGGCTACGGGCCCCGCCGCCGGCGTCCGTCCGGCCGGTTACACGCGCGTCCGGATCGGCGGCGGGCGCGCTACGTTCCTGCTGCACCGGCGGGCGGCGGTCGTGGCCGCCGGGCTCACCGTCGCGCTCGGCCTGGTCTGCGTCGCGTATCTGAGCGTCGGCGAGAGCTTCGTACCGCCCTCCGAGGTGCTGCGGGTGCTGCTGGGGCGGGAGTCGTCCCAGGAACTCGTCGTGGGCACGCTGCGGCTGCCGCGCATGGTCGTCGGGCTGCTCGTCGGCCTCGCGTTCGGGGTCGCGGGCGGGCTGATCCAGACCGTCGCCCGCAACCCGCTGGCCAGCCCGGACATCATCGGCATCAGCCAGGGCGCGAGCGCGCTCACGGTCGGCGCGATGACGTTCGGGATCACGTCCTTCTCCGTACTGCCGTACGTGTCCGTCGCCGGAGGGATCGCTGCGGCGGCGCTCGTGTACCTCTTCGCCTGGCGCGGCGGGCTGCACGCCACGCGCTTCGTGCTCATCGGCATCGGGTTCGCGATCGCGCTGCGCTCGGTCACCACCCTCTTCCTCACCAAGGGCGACTATCTCGTCGCCCAGCAGGCCCAGGTGTGGATGACCGGCTCGCTCAACGGCCGGGGCTGGGACTCGGCCGCGCCGCTCGGCTGGGTGCTGCTGGCGCTGGCACCGGCGGTGGCGTGGGCCGCGTACGCGCAGCGCACCGTCTCGATGGACGACGACACCGCGACCGCGCTCGGGGTACGGCTCGGCCGGGTGCGGCTCGGTCTGGTGCTGCTGGGGGTGGTGCTGGCCTCGGTCGCGACGGGCGCGGCGGGGCCGGTGGACTTCGTGGCGCTGCTCGCCCCGCAGGTCGCCCGGCGGCTGACCCGTACCGCGCAGATCCCGCTGCTGTGCTCGGCGTTGCTGGGCGCGGTGATCGTCGTACTCGCGGATCTGCTGGCGCGGCGGCTGCTGTCGCCGACGGAGCTGCCGGTGGGCGTGCTGACGGCGGCGGTGGGCGCCCCGTATCTGATCTGGCTTCTGGTGAGGGGCCGGCGTATCCGCGGCCACACCGCAGGCACCGGCACAGGAGGCAAGGCGTGAGCAAACTGGTGGCCCGTGGGCTGACGCTCGCGTACGAGGACCGTACGGTCGTCCACGAACTGGACCTGAGCGTCCCCGACGGCCGGGTGTCGGTGATCGTCGGCCCGAACGCCTGCGGCAAGTCGACCACCCTGCGCGCGCTGGGGCGGCTGCTCAGGCCGAAGGGCGGTTCCGTACTGCTGGACGGTACGGAGCTGGCGAGGATCCCCACGCGGCGGATCGCCCAGTCGATCGGCCTGCTGCCGCAGTCGCCCGTGGCACCGGAGGCGATCACGGTCGCCGATCTGGTCTCGCGCGGCCGCCAGCCGCACCAGCACTGGTGGCAGCAGTGGTCGGACGAGGACGAGCGCGCGGTGACGGAGGCGATGGCGCGTACGGATGTGGCCGCGCTCGCCGACCGCTCGGTGGACGAGCTGTCGGGCGGCCAGCGCCAGCGCGTGTGGATCGCGATGGCGCTCGCGCAGGAGACGGAGCTGCTGCTCCTGGACGAGCCGACGACGTTCCTCGACATCTCCCACCAGGTGGAGGTGCTCGATCTGGTCCGCCGCCTCAACCACGAGCAGGGCCGTACGGTCGTGATCGTCCTGCACGACCTCAACCAGGCGGCCCGGTACGCGGATCACCTCGTCGCGATGAAGGCGGGCCGCATCGTGGCGGAGGGCGCGCCGGCCGAGGTGGTGACGGAGGAGCTGGTACGGGACGTCTTCGGCCTGGAGTCGGTGGTGATCCCCGACCCGGTGACGGGGTCGCCGCTGGTGGTGCCGGGGGCGCCGTACAGCCCGGAGGGCACGGGCACGCGGACCCGTAAGGGGTTTTCGGTCGCTCCGTCCGGGCGTTCGGTTCCGCCGGCTGGGTAGGAGGGGCCAGGGGGCGACTGCCCCTGCCCCGGTTATCGTCGGGGCAACCATTGACTCAGAGGGCGGGGACACCGGCATGGCATCGGCGCATGGACAGAACTACGGCTATCCGGGGGCCGACCCGTACGGTGGTCCGGCTCCCCGCAACGGCCTCGGCATCGCCGCGCTGGTGGTGGGTCTGATCGGGCTGGTGTTCTTCTGGACGGTCGTCGGCGGGATCGTGCTCGGTCTGCTGGCGATCGTCTTCGGCATCATCGGCTTCCTGCGCGGCAGGCGCGGGGAGGCGACGAACGGCACGATGTCGCTGATCGGCGCCATCATCGGCGCGCTCGCGCTCGTCGCGTCCGGGCTGCTCATCGCGGTGGGTGTGTCGTTCCTGAAGAGCGAGGAGTTCGGCAATCTGCGGGACTGCCTCCAGAGCGCGGACACGCAGGCGCAGCAGCAGAAGTGCCAGGACGACTTCAAGGACACCGTGAACTGAGCACCCTGCGCGGAAGCGGGTGCCGGGGGCTGCCCGGGGAGAGCTGCCCGGGTGCCGGGGTGACCGGGTGCCCGGGTGCCCGGGTGCCCGGGTGCCCGGGATGATCGGGATGACCGGGTGCCCGGGGGTGGCTGTCCGGGCACCCCTTCCTGCTTCCCGCCTGCCGCTTCCGCGGGGCTTCGCTACCTGGGCACCCGCTTCCGCCGGGCCCGCCACACCAGATACAGCGCCGACGACACCGCCGCCGTACGCAGCACCACCGGCCAGACGCCGGTGAGGGCGTCCGCCATACCGTCCTTGGGGATCGCCTCGCCCCAACGCTCGTCCAGGCGGCCCCAGATCCAGAGCAGACCGCCCGCCGCCGAGACACCCGGCAGGCCGAAGACCGCCCACTTGGCCTCGGCGCGCGAGAGGGTGCGGGAGGCGTACGCGAGGAGCCAGCCGCCGCCCAGCGCGAGCCACGACCCGAGAAAGGCGCCCGCGACGAGAAGCGCGGCCGCCAGCATGAGGAGCGGGTTGGACAGTCCCATGGCGCGCTTCTCCGCGCGGCGGCCCGGCACCACGCGCGGCCACCGCCGACGGCGACGGCCTTCGCCCGCCGCGTCCGGCCCCGTACCCTTGCCCGCCACGGTTTCGACGGCTTCGACGGCCTCGGCCGTCACGGCGGTATCCGTGCCGCGCCCGTTCGCGTTCGCGGTCCGGGTCCGCGCGGCCGGGCCCTTCTCGGTACCGGT
It encodes the following:
- a CDS encoding DUF4190 domain-containing protein translates to MASAHGQNYGYPGADPYGGPAPRNGLGIAALVVGLIGLVFFWTVVGGIVLGLLAIVFGIIGFLRGRRGEATNGTMSLIGAIIGALALVASGLLIAVGVSFLKSEEFGNLRDCLQSADTQAQQQKCQDDFKDTVN
- a CDS encoding FecCD family ABC transporter permease, translated to MSAAAPTTRSTGQTTRRGVVARRAGWTVAAVVAVLLAVLLSLAVGARAVAPSAVLDALLRGGHSDDAEVIRQLRLPRTLIGLMVGAALALAGTALQGVTRNPIADPGILGVSQGASVGVVLAITFAGVHTLTGYVWYAFVGAGIASVAVYAIASSGRGGATPVKLALGGAAINALLVSVTTGVLTTNAATMDEFRFWQVGSIAGRDAEVAHQVWPFLLIGTALVISVARGLDALALGEDVAKGLGQNVAAVRVLGGLGATVLTGVGVAAAGPIAFIGLAVPHIARAIVGTDHRWVLPMAALIGPVMLLVSDVIGRIVFPPGEVPAGVMTALLGVPFLVTLVRRKAVPA
- a CDS encoding FecCD family ABC transporter permease, with the translated sequence MSAPTATASTATGPAAGVRPAGYTRVRIGGGRATFLLHRRAAVVAAGLTVALGLVCVAYLSVGESFVPPSEVLRVLLGRESSQELVVGTLRLPRMVVGLLVGLAFGVAGGLIQTVARNPLASPDIIGISQGASALTVGAMTFGITSFSVLPYVSVAGGIAAAALVYLFAWRGGLHATRFVLIGIGFAIALRSVTTLFLTKGDYLVAQQAQVWMTGSLNGRGWDSAAPLGWVLLALAPAVAWAAYAQRTVSMDDDTATALGVRLGRVRLGLVLLGVVLASVATGAAGPVDFVALLAPQVARRLTRTAQIPLLCSALLGAVIVVLADLLARRLLSPTELPVGVLTAAVGAPYLIWLLVRGRRIRGHTAGTGTGGKA
- a CDS encoding ABC transporter ATP-binding protein, with protein sequence MSKLVARGLTLAYEDRTVVHELDLSVPDGRVSVIVGPNACGKSTTLRALGRLLRPKGGSVLLDGTELARIPTRRIAQSIGLLPQSPVAPEAITVADLVSRGRQPHQHWWQQWSDEDERAVTEAMARTDVAALADRSVDELSGGQRQRVWIAMALAQETELLLLDEPTTFLDISHQVEVLDLVRRLNHEQGRTVVIVLHDLNQAARYADHLVAMKAGRIVAEGAPAEVVTEELVRDVFGLESVVIPDPVTGSPLVVPGAPYSPEGTGTRTRKGFSVAPSGRSVPPAG